In Anaerolineae bacterium, the sequence GCTGGCCGCCTTGCACGGCATTACGCGCACCACCGTGCGGCGCGCCCTGGAAATCCTTGAGCGCGAGGGGTGGATTTATAAAGAAAAGGGCAAGGGGTCCTTTGCTGTCGCTCGCCGCGTCGGGCAGGAGGTGACCCAACTGGTCTCCACCACCGAGTACATGCAGGCGCGCGGCTGGAACCTGACGACCCGAGTGATTTCGCTGGAAAAGGTCACGCCGCCGGCCAAAATCGCCGCCGCCCTGGCCCTCTCAGAGGGCGACCAGTGCTACCAGCTCCGCCGGCTGCGCCTTGTGGACGATGAACCCATCAGCATCCAGACATCTTTCCTGCCGGCACGCCTCTGCCCCAACCTGGAAAGCAACGACCTATCCGCATCCCTCTACCAACTGCTGGAAACGCGCTACAAGCTCCGCCTGTGGAGCGGAGAACAGGTCATCCGCGCCCGCTGTGCCACCGCCGAGGAACGCAAGCTCCTGCAGGTCAGGCCGTGCACCGCTGTCCTGTATATGGAGCGCATCTCGTACGCCGCCACCGGCGAACCGGTGGAGTATCTGGAGGCGGTGTGGCGCGGCGACCGCTACGAGTTCAAGGCTTCGCTGACCCGACCCCGCTGAAGGGCCGGCCATCATGATTGCGCGCCCCGCGCGCTGGGAAAGGAGGAACGGGAATGCCTGCTACACTGCGCTTTTCGGCCAACATCAACACCTTCAACGCCTGCGCCGACCGGTATGTGCTGTCCGGCTACGGCAAACGCCTCACGACGGAGGAGCTGATCCAGGCCGCCACCCGGGTGGAGGGCCTGACCGGGGTCGAGGTAGTGGGTTTCTGGCACGTCAATGA encodes:
- a CDS encoding GntR family transcriptional regulator is translated as MELIDKNSVTPYYIQLAEILKRQIATPPPGEKWRLPSENELAALHGITRTTVRRALEILEREGWIYKEKGKGSFAVARRVGQEVTQLVSTTEYMQARGWNLTTRVISLEKVTPPAKIAAALALSEGDQCYQLRRLRLVDDEPISIQTSFLPARLCPNLESNDLSASLYQLLETRYKLRLWSGEQVIRARCATAEERKLLQVRPCTAVLYMERISYAATGEPVEYLEAVWRGDRYEFKASLTRPR